CATAGAGGATGTGTGCGATAGGTTTGCAAGGGAAGGCTTTTACGCCTTTGCCATAGACCTATACAAAGGAAAAACTGCGGACAATCCAGAAGATGCGGGAAAGCTTATGATGGACCTTATGCAGAACAGGTTGGATGAAGCAGAGAAAATGGTGAAAGCTTCCCTTGAATACTTTAAAAGAGAAAACATAGGCTATGTGCCAAGGGTAGGGGAGTTTATGTTTGGTGCTACTGGTTACTGTTGTGGTGGCACATGCACTTGGTATTTTGGTTCCAAGTTTGAGGACTTTAAAGCTTTGGTTCCTTACTATGGACTTTACAAGTTAGCAAACATAGACTTTTCTAAGATCAAGGCGCCGGTGCTTGCGGTTCATGCGGGCATGGACGCCTTCATTCCTTTGTCCGAGGTGATGGAAGCGATCCAAAAGTGTAACGAAAATAAATTAAATGCCCAGTTTTTGATCTATGCGGGCGTAGACCATGCCTTCTTCAACGACACAAGACCTGAGGTCTATCACGAAGAATACGCAAGGGACGTGTGGCAAAAGACCATAGAGTTCTTTAGAACATACCTTACATGAACTTAAGGGACAAGCTTATCCTTGCCCTCCTTTCTTTAGT
This DNA window, taken from Thermocrinis jamiesonii, encodes the following:
- a CDS encoding dienelactone hydrolase family protein, with the translated sequence MGQRISFSINGIEVSGYLAEPENMQKQAPLIMVFHEWWGLVKHIEDVCDRFAREGFYAFAIDLYKGKTADNPEDAGKLMMDLMQNRLDEAEKMVKASLEYFKRENIGYVPRVGEFMFGATGYCCGGTCTWYFGSKFEDFKALVPYYGLYKLANIDFSKIKAPVLAVHAGMDAFIPLSEVMEAIQKCNENKLNAQFLIYAGVDHAFFNDTRPEVYHEEYARDVWQKTIEFFRTYLT